From bacterium, one genomic window encodes:
- a CDS encoding Jag N-terminal domain-containing protein, whose protein sequence is MQTAVATGKTLQEAQAAALAELGAPADDVQFEVLEEPRKVLGFSTGEYKVQATLKSPDGASAEEAPAEETLGAPPVQPITDLAAGGGDPTQQIIAQRAVEFLEETTRLMGLTTDVVVVAQEPGEVSVEIRGQGLGMLIGRHGATLDALQMLAAVVANSGFDHGARVVVDAEKYRERRRELLVEMAQQQADKAKESQQEVVIPDLKPFERRIIHLALKDDPEVETYSEGEGDDRCIVISPRNA, encoded by the coding sequence GTGCAGACGGCAGTGGCGACCGGCAAGACGCTCCAGGAGGCCCAGGCGGCGGCTCTCGCCGAGTTGGGCGCCCCGGCGGATGACGTGCAGTTCGAGGTCCTAGAGGAGCCCCGCAAGGTGCTCGGCTTCTCCACGGGTGAGTACAAGGTCCAGGCGACCCTCAAGTCGCCCGACGGCGCGAGCGCCGAAGAGGCCCCGGCGGAAGAAACGCTCGGCGCCCCGCCGGTGCAGCCCATCACCGACCTGGCGGCCGGTGGCGGCGACCCGACCCAGCAGATCATCGCCCAACGTGCGGTGGAGTTCCTCGAGGAGACCACCCGCCTCATGGGCCTGACGACTGATGTGGTGGTGGTCGCGCAGGAGCCGGGCGAAGTCAGCGTGGAGATCCGCGGCCAGGGCCTCGGCATGCTGATCGGCCGGCATGGTGCGACGCTGGACGCGCTGCAGATGCTGGCTGCCGTGGTCGCCAACAGCGGCTTCGACCATGGCGCGCGCGTCGTGGTGGATGCGGAGAAGTACCGCGAGCGCCGCCGTGAGCTGCTCGTCGAGATGGCCCAGCAGCAGGCTGACAAGGCTAAGGAGAGCCAGCAGGAGGTCGTCATCCCCGACCTGAAGCCCTTCGAGCGCCGCATTATCCACCTGGCGCTCAAGGACGATCCGGAGGTCGAGACGTATAGCGAGGGCGAGGGCGACGACCGCTGCATCGTGATCTCACCGCGCAACGCGTAA